A genome region from Glutamicibacter arilaitensis Re117 includes the following:
- the yidD gene encoding membrane protein insertion efficiency factor YidD, which yields MRKDLAPRTGLLWFIIDIPRNIVIGLLKAYRKLISPLYGDVCRYFPSCSAYGLEAVTQHGVVKGAGLTTWRILRCNPWSDGGVDHVPEGPRIWPEGKLPRIIVLNHPVIPDDEDAADSGRKELDH from the coding sequence ATGCGTAAAGACTTAGCCCCGCGTACTGGTTTGCTGTGGTTCATCATTGATATCCCACGCAATATCGTTATCGGGTTGCTGAAGGCTTACCGCAAACTCATCTCGCCCCTATATGGCGATGTATGCCGATACTTTCCTAGCTGTTCTGCCTATGGGCTCGAAGCAGTGACTCAGCATGGCGTTGTTAAAGGCGCTGGACTGACCACTTGGCGGATCCTGCGGTGCAATCCGTGGTCCGACGGAGGCGTCGACCACGTTCCCGAGGGACCGAGGATTTGGCCAGAAGGCAAACTGCCGAGGATCATAGTTCTGAATCATCCTGTGATTCCCGACGATGAAGACGCCGCGGATAGCGGCCGCAAGGAGCTCGACCACTGA
- the rnpA gene encoding ribonuclease P protein component, which yields MLPKNQRLRLAQDLTATVRSGVRSGRRNVVLYARHRETEEFQGDRFGFIVSKAVGIAVKRNLTKRRMREIAQVLRRVDGDVDFVVRALPGAAELSWEELNSQINSALAAVLRKIEAR from the coding sequence ATGTTGCCTAAGAACCAGCGATTGCGCCTAGCGCAAGACCTTACAGCCACTGTACGTTCCGGCGTCCGAAGCGGACGCCGGAACGTCGTGCTATATGCACGACACCGCGAAACCGAAGAGTTCCAAGGTGACAGGTTTGGATTCATTGTTTCCAAGGCTGTAGGTATTGCCGTTAAAAGGAACCTCACTAAACGACGAATGCGAGAGATCGCCCAGGTGCTGCGGCGCGTGGATGGCGATGTCGATTTTGTCGTTCGTGCGCTTCCAGGTGCCGCCGAACTCTCCTGGGAAGAACTGAACTCCCAGATCAATTCAGCGTTAGCCGCTGTTTTGCGCAAGATTGAGGCGCGCTGA